GGATCATATCCTTCTACTGTACTTAGTTTCGTTAAATTCTCTTTAAACCAATCATAAGTGTTTACTTTATTGTACGTAACACATGGACTAAATACGTTAATTAATGAAAAGCCTTTATGATTAATACCAGCTTCAATAATCTGTGTTAATTCTTTTAAATCGCTTGAAAAGCTTTGTGCCACAAATGTCGCACCAGCTGTTAAAGCCATTTCCATAACATTTAGTGATGGTTCAATTGAACCTTGTGGTGTACTTTTTGTTTTAAATCCAGCTTCACTACGTGGTGAAGTTTGACCCTTTGTTAAACCGTAAATTTGGTTATCCATTACGATATACGTAATGTCAATGTTACGACGAATAGAATGGATTGTATGTCCCATGCCAATCGCAAAACCATCACCGTCACCACCAGATGCGATAACTGTTAAATCACGGTTTGCCATTTTCACACCTTGTGCAATTGGAAGAGCACGTCCATGAATACTATGCACACCATATGAATTAATATAACCTGAAATACGACCTGAACAGCCGATACCAGAGATAACAGCTAATTCATCTGGGTTTAAACCAACGTTAGCTGCGGCACGTTGAATCGCAGCTTGCACTGAAAAGTCTCCGCAACCTGGGCACCAGTTTGGTTTTACACTGTTACGAAAGTCCTTAAATGTTGCCATTTAATACAACCCCTTTTTTGCATTCGTTGTAAATCTCTTTTGGTAAGAATGGATTTCCGTCATATTTTAACAGACTAGAAATCTTCTCACCATTGCCAAGATTCATCTTCATAATGTTAGCAAGTTGACCAGTTGCATTATTCTCTACTACAACAATACGTTTTGCACTCTTTACAAGTGGATCGATTTCAGCTGTTGGGAATGGATGAATTAAACGCACATGAGCGTGGTTTACTTTCAACCCTTCCTGCTCTAAACGTTGCATTGCTTCTTCGATCGCACCACGAGTAGAGTTAAAGCCAACTAACAATACATCGGCATCATCATACTTAGCATTTTTGTAAACAGGGGTATTAAATTTCAAGTTCGCCATTTTACGGAAACGTTTGTCCATTTGATCTTTACGATTTAACGCTGATTCAGATGGCTTACCAGTTTCATCATGCTCTACACCTGTAACATGGTGAACACCATTTTTCATACCAGGTAAAACACGTGGTGAAATGCCATCTTCTGTTACTTCATAGCGCTTGAAGTACGCTTTATTTTCACGTTCTGGTAATTCTGCTTGTAAATCAAGCTTACCACGACGAATTTCAACTTTATCTAACTTAAGTGGTTCCACTGTTTGTTTACCTAAAGAAAGCTGTAAATCTGTTAAGAAGATAACAGGTACTTGATATTCTTCCGCTAAGTTAAATGCTTCTACAATATCGTAGAATGCTTCTTCAACAGTACTTGGCGCCATTACGATTTTTGGAATTTCACCATGTGTTCCATAAATCATCGCCATTAGATCCGACTGTTCTTGTTTTGTCGGTAAACCAGTACTTGGGCCACCGCGCTGTGTATCAACAATAACTAACGGTGTTTCTGTAATACCAGCTAATCCGATTGCTTCCATCATTAACGAAAGGCCAGGTCCAGCAGATGCTGTTAATGTACGAACACCAGCATAGTTTGCACCGATAGCCATTGTACAAGCAGCAATTTCATCTTCAGTTTGGATAACCGTCCCGCCTACTTTTGGCAGTTTTTTAATTAAGTATTCCATAATTTCAGACGCAGGCGTAATTGGATATGCAGACATAAAACGAGCACCACCAGCTACTGCGCCAAATGCAATTGCATCGTTCCCAATCATAAACATACGCTTTTGCCCATCAGCCTTTTCAAGCTGCATCATGTTTACTTTTTCACCAAGCAATTCTTTCATATATTGAGAGCCACGTTTAATAGCTTCCATATTCTTTTGAACGACTTGCTCACCTTTACGACCGAAAATTTCTTCAACAACTTCTAAATAAGCTGTTTCGTCTAATCCCAATACCGCACTAGATGCTCCAACAGCAACCATGTTTTTCATTAATGATGTACCTAATTCTGAAGCGATATCTGTAAACGGTATCACATATAGATTTACATCTGTATTATCAGGTATTGTCGGATTAAATTTCGCATCCGCAACAACAATTCCACCTGGACGTAGTTCGTGGAAGTTAAAATCAATTGTTTCTTGATCAAATGCAATTAAAATATCTAAATCATCTGATATCGCGCGTACTTCTGTTGTACTTACGCGAATTTTATTATTTGTATGGCCGCCTTTAATACGTGATGAGAAGTGGCGGTAACCGTATAGGTAATATCCTAATCGGTTTAATGCAATACAGAAGATCTCCCCTGTACTTTCAATTCCTTCACCTTGTTGGCCTCCAACTTTCCATGAAAGTTGACTAATCATCTCCTACACCCCTTTTGGCTGCATTCATTGTAGTGTATTTTTTTACAGTAATAGTTTAGCATTTTTTATGCAAATAAACTACAACGGACGCAAATTATACCTCTTCTGATTTCCCTGAATCTTTAGTATAATCCTATTTCGTTTACCATTCTAGACTTAGGGATCAAAAAAATCAATAAATTAACTTGAATTTATTTTAATTTTTCTGAATTTTTAAAAATAAAACTAAAATGTAATACGCTCAACAAAATTATGATATAAAAA
The DNA window shown above is from Bacillus clarus and carries:
- a CDS encoding 2-oxoacid:ferredoxin oxidoreductase subunit beta, which encodes MATFKDFRNSVKPNWCPGCGDFSVQAAIQRAAANVGLNPDELAVISGIGCSGRISGYINSYGVHSIHGRALPIAQGVKMANRDLTVIASGGDGDGFAIGMGHTIHSIRRNIDITYIVMDNQIYGLTKGQTSPRSEAGFKTKSTPQGSIEPSLNVMEMALTAGATFVAQSFSSDLKELTQIIEAGINHKGFSLINVFSPCVTYNKVNTYDWFKENLTKLSTVEGYDPSNRMMAMQTLMENNGLVTGLIYQNTEQPSYQELVKGYSEKPLVQADLNMNQKMFDELVAEFM
- a CDS encoding 2-oxoacid:acceptor oxidoreductase subunit alpha; the encoded protein is MISQLSWKVGGQQGEGIESTGEIFCIALNRLGYYLYGYRHFSSRIKGGHTNNKIRVSTTEVRAISDDLDILIAFDQETIDFNFHELRPGGIVVADAKFNPTIPDNTDVNLYVIPFTDIASELGTSLMKNMVAVGASSAVLGLDETAYLEVVEEIFGRKGEQVVQKNMEAIKRGSQYMKELLGEKVNMMQLEKADGQKRMFMIGNDAIAFGAVAGGARFMSAYPITPASEIMEYLIKKLPKVGGTVIQTEDEIAACTMAIGANYAGVRTLTASAGPGLSLMMEAIGLAGITETPLVIVDTQRGGPSTGLPTKQEQSDLMAMIYGTHGEIPKIVMAPSTVEEAFYDIVEAFNLAEEYQVPVIFLTDLQLSLGKQTVEPLKLDKVEIRRGKLDLQAELPERENKAYFKRYEVTEDGISPRVLPGMKNGVHHVTGVEHDETGKPSESALNRKDQMDKRFRKMANLKFNTPVYKNAKYDDADVLLVGFNSTRGAIEEAMQRLEQEGLKVNHAHVRLIHPFPTAEIDPLVKSAKRIVVVENNATGQLANIMKMNLGNGEKISSLLKYDGNPFLPKEIYNECKKGVVLNGNI